AGCAGCGGCACCGACTCGTCGGCGGCGAGCTGCAGGACGCGCTCGTTGAACTGCAGCCACGAGATCTCGCGGTCGAGGAACCGGTCGGCCGGCAGCTCGCCCTCCTCGAGGGTGCCGGCCCCCTGCACCGCGCGCATGAACCGGCCGTTGGCCGCCCGCGGCTGGAAGCGGGTGTTGTCGAGCGGGCTCGCGCTCGCGATCGAGACCTCGGGCTCAGCGGCCCCGGTCTCCTCGGCGCCTGCGGTGCTCGTGCTCGCGGTCATACCTCATCCTGACACTCGGGCGTCGACGGTGCGCGAATACATCACGTCGACCATGGTGCTGCGAAACCCGAGGCTGGTGTAGGTCCGAAGGGCCCCGGCGTTGTCGCCGTCCACGTAGAGCACCACCTCCGGCAGGCCCAGGCCGGCGAGGTGGGCCAGGCCCAGGGCGGTGAGCGGCCGGGCCAGCCCACGACCCTGGTATGCCGGGTGCACCCCGACCACGTACACCTCACCGGCCGTGGCGGCCGGGTCGAGACTCGAGCGCTGCTCCGGGTCGACCTTGGTCCAGTGGAACGCGGCGACGCGCCCCGGCCCGTCCTCGGCCTCGACGATGATGAAGCCGGCCGGGTCGAACCACGGCTGCGCCATCCGCTCGCGCAGGTCGTCGTGGGTCAGGCGTCCCTGCTCGGGGTGGTCGGCGAAGGCGGCCGCGTTGGCTTCGAGCCACGCCTGCTCGTCCCGGCCCGGCACGAAGACCCGCGCGGTGAAGCCGGGCGGCAGTGCGGTCGCCGCCTCGGCGGCGGTGCCCGTGGCGTCGTCGGCGGTCAGGGGTCGCGACATCTTGTGCAGCTCGCGGACGGGCTCGAGCCCCAGCGCGGCGGCGAACCGCCGGGCGGAGTCGAGGTCGCCGTGGGCCCACACCCTCGCCCGCGGGTGGCGCCTCGCCACCTCCGCCCAGAGGGCCGACCCGACCCCGTCCCGTCGTGCCGCCGGGTCCACCACGAGCTCGACCGAGGCATCCTCGCCGCCCGCGGCCTGGGCGTACCCGGTCAGCCGGCCCGCGGCATACGCGAGCACGTGCTCGACCGTGCCCTCCCGTGCCGCCAGCGACAGCAGGGTCTGCTCCGAGAGGGCAGCCACGCCGTCGCCCTCGGCGGCCCGGGCCGCGAGGGCGCGGACCTCGTCGGCCTGCTGCGGCGAGAGCATCGCGACGGTGGACGGGGCGGGGCGCGCAGACGACGACACGGAAGCATTTCACCACGACTGTTCCCTTTGTCGGTTGGCGCCGTTACCGTGCGTTCCGGCCGGTAACCGCCCGGTCGTCGTCACTTCTTCACAAGGGAACG
This Knoellia sp. p5-6-4 DNA region includes the following protein-coding sequences:
- the mshD gene encoding mycothiol synthase; this encodes MSSSARPAPSTVAMLSPQQADEVRALAARAAEGDGVAALSEQTLLSLAAREGTVEHVLAYAAGRLTGYAQAAGGEDASVELVVDPAARRDGVGSALWAEVARRHPRARVWAHGDLDSARRFAAALGLEPVRELHKMSRPLTADDATGTAAEAATALPPGFTARVFVPGRDEQAWLEANAAAFADHPEQGRLTHDDLRERMAQPWFDPAGFIIVEAEDGPGRVAAFHWTKVDPEQRSSLDPAATAGEVYVVGVHPAYQGRGLARPLTALGLAHLAGLGLPEVVLYVDGDNAGALRTYTSLGFRSTMVDVMYSRTVDARVSG